A section of the Streptomyces sp. NBC_01363 genome encodes:
- the hpnE gene encoding hydroxysqualene dehydroxylase HpnE, translating to MTDDAPRRSRAVVIGGGLAGITSALRLADAGLDVTLLEGRPRLGGLAFSFRRGELTVDNGQHVYLRCCTAYRWFLDRVDGARLAPLQNRLDVPVLDVGRPSGPRLGRLRRNALPVPFHLAAGLAGYPHLSLAERAGVGRAALALGRLDPDDPALDAVDFGSWLARHGQSPRTIEALWDLVGVATLNATAPNSSLALAAKVFKTGLLSEPGAADIGWASVPLGEVHDTLARKALDAAGVRTELRTKASTLTRTADGCWIVDTGGERIEADTVVLAVPQRETHDLLPEGALDEPERLLAIGTSPILNVHVVYDRKVLRRPFFAALGSPVQWVFDRTDASGLTGPGQYLAVSQSAADEEIDLPVAELRTRYLPELERLLPAARGAGIRDFFVTRERTATFAPAPGVGRLRPGARTRVPGLCLAGAWTATGWPATMEGAVRSGFNAADAALRALGRSHEHPLQEAA from the coding sequence ATGACGGACGACGCCCCGCGCCGCTCCCGCGCGGTCGTGATCGGCGGCGGCCTCGCCGGAATCACCTCGGCGCTGCGTCTCGCCGACGCCGGGCTTGACGTGACCCTGCTCGAAGGCCGGCCCCGGCTCGGCGGCCTCGCCTTCTCCTTCCGGCGCGGCGAACTGACGGTCGACAACGGACAGCATGTCTATCTGCGCTGCTGCACCGCCTACCGCTGGTTCCTCGACCGCGTGGACGGGGCGCGCCTCGCACCCCTGCAAAACCGTTTGGACGTGCCCGTTCTCGACGTCGGGCGGCCCTCGGGCCCCCGGCTGGGACGGCTGCGCCGCAACGCGCTGCCGGTGCCCTTCCACCTGGCCGCCGGACTGGCCGGCTATCCGCACCTCTCGCTCGCCGAGCGGGCGGGCGTCGGCCGCGCCGCACTGGCGCTCGGCCGCCTCGACCCCGACGACCCCGCGCTCGACGCCGTCGACTTCGGCAGCTGGCTCGCCCGGCACGGCCAGTCGCCGCGCACCATCGAGGCCCTGTGGGACCTGGTCGGCGTCGCCACGCTCAACGCCACGGCGCCGAACTCCTCGCTGGCCCTGGCCGCGAAGGTCTTCAAGACCGGACTCCTCTCCGAGCCCGGCGCCGCCGACATCGGCTGGGCGAGCGTGCCCCTCGGCGAGGTGCACGACACGCTGGCACGCAAGGCCCTCGACGCCGCCGGAGTCCGTACCGAACTGCGCACGAAGGCCTCCACCCTCACCCGTACGGCGGACGGCTGCTGGATCGTGGACACCGGCGGCGAACGGATCGAGGCGGACACCGTCGTCCTCGCCGTCCCGCAGCGAGAGACCCACGACCTGCTGCCCGAGGGCGCGCTCGACGAGCCCGAGCGGCTGCTCGCCATCGGCACGTCGCCGATCCTCAACGTGCACGTCGTCTACGACCGCAAGGTGCTGCGCCGCCCGTTCTTCGCCGCGCTCGGCTCCCCGGTCCAGTGGGTCTTCGACCGCACGGACGCCTCGGGCCTCACCGGCCCCGGGCAGTACCTCGCCGTCTCCCAGTCCGCCGCAGACGAGGAGATCGACCTCCCCGTCGCCGAGCTGCGCACCCGCTACCTGCCCGAGCTGGAGCGGCTCCTGCCGGCTGCCCGCGGAGCCGGCATCAGGGATTTCTTCGTCACCCGGGAGCGTACGGCGACCTTCGCCCCCGCTCCCGGCGTCGGCCGGCTGCGGCCGGGTGCCCGCACCCGCGTCCCCGGCCTCTGCCTGGCAGGGGCATGGACGGCCACCGGCTGGCCCGCGACGATGGAGGGCGCCGTCCGCAGCGGGTTCAACGCGGCGGACGCCGCGCTCCGGGCGCTCGGCCGCTCCCATGAACATCCGCTGCAGGAGGCGGCATGA
- the shc gene encoding squalene--hopene cyclase produces MTATTDGSTGAVNPRAASASEPTDTTLAADGVFTAARQAAERSVEHLLGRQDEQGWWKGDLATNVTMDAEDLLLRQFLGIQDPATVQAAGRFIRGEQLGDGTWATFHGGPGELSTTIEAYVALRLAGDRPDDPHMARASAWIRAQGGIAAGRVFTRIWLALFGWWKWDDLPELPPELMFFPKWAPLNIYDFGCWARQTIVPLTIVSAKRPVRPAPFPLDELHTDARNPNPPRRAAPAASWDGVFQRLDKALHVYHRIAPRKLRRTAMNAAARWIIERQENDGCWGGIQPPAVYSVIALHLLGYDLDHPVMRAGLESLDRFAVWREDGARMIEACQSPVWDTCLATIALADAGVSPDHPALVKAADWMLGEEIVRPGDWSVRRPRLNPGGWAFEFHNDNYPDIDDTAEVVLALRRVRHPDRARIEAAIRRGVRWNIGMQSRNGAWGAFDADNTSAFPNRLPFCDFGEVIDPPSADVTGHVVEMLAVEGRSGHRVTRRGIEWLLAEQEASGAWFGRWGVNYVYGTGSVVPALVAAGLPVTHPAVRRAVGWLESVQNDDGGWGEDLRSYREEKWIGHGASTASQTAWALLALLAAGRRDSRAVQRGVTWLSETQQADGSWDEPYFTGTGFPWDFSINYHLYRQVFPLTALGRYVYGEPFADRTATRKGA; encoded by the coding sequence ATGACAGCGACGACCGACGGAAGCACCGGGGCCGTGAACCCCCGCGCAGCCTCGGCCAGTGAACCGACCGACACAACCCTCGCCGCGGACGGCGTGTTCACCGCCGCGCGGCAGGCCGCGGAACGCTCGGTGGAGCACCTCCTCGGCAGGCAGGACGAGCAGGGCTGGTGGAAGGGCGACCTCGCCACCAACGTCACCATGGACGCCGAGGACCTGCTGCTCCGTCAGTTCCTCGGAATCCAGGACCCGGCCACTGTCCAGGCGGCCGGCCGCTTCATCCGCGGCGAACAGCTGGGCGACGGCACCTGGGCCACCTTCCACGGCGGCCCCGGCGAACTCTCCACCACCATCGAGGCGTACGTGGCCCTGCGGCTGGCCGGAGACCGGCCGGACGATCCGCACATGGCCCGCGCCTCGGCCTGGATCAGGGCGCAGGGCGGAATCGCCGCCGGCCGGGTCTTCACCCGGATCTGGCTCGCCCTCTTCGGCTGGTGGAAATGGGACGACCTGCCGGAACTCCCGCCCGAGCTGATGTTCTTCCCCAAATGGGCCCCGCTCAACATCTACGACTTCGGCTGCTGGGCCCGCCAGACCATCGTGCCGCTCACCATCGTCTCGGCGAAGCGGCCGGTACGCCCGGCGCCCTTCCCGCTCGACGAACTGCACACCGACGCACGCAATCCGAACCCGCCCAGGCGCGCCGCACCGGCCGCGAGCTGGGACGGCGTCTTCCAGCGCCTGGACAAGGCGCTGCACGTCTACCACCGGATCGCACCGCGCAAGCTGCGCCGGACCGCGATGAACGCCGCGGCCCGCTGGATCATCGAACGTCAGGAGAACGACGGCTGCTGGGGCGGCATCCAACCGCCCGCCGTGTACTCCGTCATCGCCCTGCATCTGCTCGGCTACGACCTGGACCACCCGGTGATGCGGGCCGGACTCGAATCGCTCGACCGGTTCGCCGTGTGGCGCGAGGACGGCGCCCGCATGATCGAGGCCTGTCAGTCCCCGGTGTGGGACACCTGCCTCGCCACCATCGCGCTCGCCGACGCCGGGGTCAGCCCCGACCACCCGGCGCTCGTGAAGGCCGCGGACTGGATGCTCGGCGAGGAGATCGTCCGGCCCGGCGACTGGTCCGTGCGCCGCCCCCGGCTCAACCCGGGCGGCTGGGCCTTCGAGTTCCACAACGACAACTACCCGGACATCGACGACACCGCCGAGGTGGTCCTCGCACTGCGCCGGGTCCGCCACCCGGACCGGGCGCGCATCGAGGCCGCCATCAGACGCGGAGTCCGCTGGAACATCGGTATGCAGTCCCGCAACGGGGCCTGGGGCGCCTTCGACGCGGACAACACCAGCGCGTTCCCCAACCGGTTGCCGTTCTGCGACTTCGGCGAGGTCATCGACCCGCCGTCCGCCGATGTCACCGGGCACGTGGTGGAGATGCTCGCCGTCGAGGGGCGGTCCGGTCACCGCGTCACCCGGCGGGGCATCGAGTGGCTGCTCGCCGAACAGGAGGCGAGCGGTGCCTGGTTCGGCCGCTGGGGCGTCAACTACGTATACGGCACAGGGTCGGTGGTCCCCGCGCTGGTGGCCGCCGGGCTGCCCGTGACGCACCCGGCGGTCCGCCGCGCGGTCGGCTGGCTGGAGTCCGTGCAGAACGACGACGGCGGCTGGGGCGAGGACCTGCGCTCCTACCGGGAGGAGAAGTGGATCGGGCACGGCGCCTCGACCGCCTCCCAGACCGCCTGGGCGCTGCTCGCACTGCTCGCCGCGGGACGGCGGGACAGCAGGGCCGTACAGCGGGGAGTGACCTGGCTCAGCGAGACGCAGCAGGCCGACGGCTCCTGGGACGAGCCGTACTTCACGGGCACCGGATTCCCGTGGGACTTCTCCATCAACTACCACCTCTACCGCCAGGTGTTCCCGCTCACCGCACTCGGGCGGTACGTGTACGGCGAACCGTTCGCCGACCGCACGGCCACCCGCAAGGGGGCCTGA
- the hpnC gene encoding squalene synthase HpnC produces the protein MTRTRQTHPDDVVPSTLDKAADENFPVAPFFLPRAWRDDLMAVYGYARLVDDIGDGDLAPGGADARHLGLDPAQTDDRLAMLDAFEVDLRRVFDTSGGGPRHPLLRALRPTVRRCALSPEPFLGLIEANRQDQKVRRYGTYEELLAYCELSANPVGRLVLQITGTASPERIRRSDAVCTALQIVEHLQDVTEDLGRDRIYLPADDMARFHVAEADLAAPSGGASVRSLVAYEAERARELLNEGTPLVGSVHGRLRLLLAGFVGGGRAALTAIAAAGFDVLPGPPKPTKPSLLREVGVVLRKARREG, from the coding sequence GTGACTCGTACCCGGCAGACGCACCCCGATGACGTCGTGCCCAGCACTCTCGACAAGGCCGCGGACGAGAACTTCCCCGTGGCCCCCTTCTTCCTGCCCCGCGCCTGGCGCGACGACCTGATGGCCGTCTACGGCTACGCCCGCCTCGTCGACGACATCGGCGACGGGGATCTCGCCCCCGGCGGTGCGGACGCCCGTCACCTCGGCCTCGATCCCGCGCAGACCGACGACCGGCTCGCCATGCTCGACGCCTTCGAGGTCGATCTGCGCCGGGTCTTCGACACCTCGGGCGGCGGCCCCCGCCACCCCCTGCTGCGCGCCCTGCGCCCCACCGTGCGGCGCTGCGCGCTCAGCCCGGAACCCTTCCTCGGCCTCATCGAGGCCAACCGGCAGGACCAGAAGGTCCGCCGTTACGGGACGTACGAGGAGCTCCTGGCCTACTGCGAGCTCTCCGCCAACCCCGTGGGCCGGCTGGTCCTGCAAATCACCGGAACCGCCAGCCCCGAACGCATCCGCCGCTCCGACGCCGTCTGCACCGCCCTGCAGATCGTCGAGCACCTCCAGGACGTCACCGAGGACCTCGGCCGCGACCGGATCTATCTCCCCGCCGACGACATGGCCCGGTTCCATGTCGCCGAGGCCGATCTCGCCGCCCCCTCGGGGGGCGCATCGGTGCGTTCACTGGTTGCGTACGAAGCGGAACGCGCTCGGGAACTGCTGAATGAAGGCACCCCTCTGGTGGGTAGCGTCCACGGCAGGCTCAGGCTGCTTCTCGCCGGATTCGTGGGAGGGGGGCGCGCCGCCCTCACCGCGATCGCGGCCGCCGGGTTCGACGTACTGCCCGGACCGCCCAAACCCACCAAGCCCAGCCTGCTGCGCGAGGTGGGAGTTGTCTTGCGAAAAGCGCGTAGAGAGGGGTGA
- the hpnD gene encoding presqualene diphosphate synthase HpnD: MSAPVQAAYSYCEAVTGQQARNFAYGIRLLPAEKRQAMSALYAFSRRVDDIGDGELDADTKRTRLESTRTVLDRIRAGAVDEDDTDPVAVALADAAHRFPLPLGGLDELIDGVLMDVRGATYETWDDLKVYCRCVAGAIGRLSLGVFGTEPGAPGADRAAEYADTLGLALQLTNILRDVREDAGNGRTYLPADDLAKFGCSAGFHRATPPPGADFAGLVHFEVRRARTLFAEGYRLLPMLDRRSGACVAAMAGIYRRLLDRIERDPEAVLRGRVSLPGHEKAYVAVRGLSGLDARYISRRTARGRV, encoded by the coding sequence ATGTCGGCACCGGTACAGGCCGCATACAGTTACTGCGAGGCGGTCACCGGACAGCAGGCGCGTAACTTCGCGTACGGCATCAGACTGCTGCCGGCCGAGAAGCGACAGGCCATGTCGGCGCTGTACGCCTTCTCCCGTCGTGTCGACGACATCGGTGACGGCGAGCTGGACGCGGACACCAAGCGGACCCGCCTGGAGAGCACCCGCACCGTCCTGGACCGGATCCGGGCCGGAGCGGTCGACGAGGACGACACCGACCCGGTGGCCGTCGCGCTCGCCGACGCCGCGCACAGATTCCCGCTCCCGCTCGGCGGGCTCGACGAACTCATCGACGGCGTGCTGATGGACGTGCGCGGTGCGACGTACGAGACCTGGGACGACCTCAAGGTCTACTGCCGCTGTGTCGCGGGTGCCATCGGCCGTCTCAGCCTGGGCGTCTTCGGTACCGAGCCCGGCGCGCCGGGGGCCGACCGGGCCGCGGAGTACGCCGACACGCTCGGCCTCGCGCTCCAGCTGACCAACATCCTGCGCGACGTCCGCGAGGACGCGGGCAACGGGCGTACGTATCTGCCCGCCGACGACCTCGCCAAGTTCGGCTGCTCGGCCGGCTTCCACCGGGCCACACCACCGCCCGGCGCCGACTTCGCGGGCCTCGTCCACTTCGAGGTACGGCGCGCCCGCACCCTGTTCGCCGAGGGATACCGGCTGCTGCCCATGCTGGACCGGCGCAGCGGAGCCTGTGTCGCGGCCATGGCGGGCATCTACCGGCGGCTGCTCGACCGGATCGAGCGCGACCCCGAGGCGGTGCTGCGCGGCCGGGTCTCGCTGCCGGGCCACGAGAAGGCGTACGTGGCGGTGCGCGGTCTGTCGGGTCTCGACGCCCGGTACATCTCCCGGCGCACGGCCAGGGGGCGTGTCTGA
- a CDS encoding 1-hydroxy-2-methyl-2-butenyl 4-diphosphate reductase — MADGPGPAGPAAPLLIACALGIEQFALRSGRGRAGAALGPVTVLRTGMGPKAAEAAVSRALGQDRAPGTAVVASGFCAGLVPGMHPGDLVVADETREDGDSTVCTGPGLLAEALARAVPGRAVHTGPLTGSAHVVRGHERAELRATGAIAVDMESAATLRTALRSGPRPVAAVRVIVDAPEHELVRIGTIRGGISAFRVLRAVLPAFYEWHRSLLLPRR; from the coding sequence ATGGCCGACGGGCCGGGGCCGGCCGGCCCCGCGGCGCCGCTGCTGATCGCCTGCGCGCTCGGCATCGAGCAGTTCGCCCTGCGCAGCGGCCGGGGCAGGGCCGGTGCCGCTTTGGGCCCGGTGACCGTGCTCCGTACGGGCATGGGTCCCAAAGCCGCCGAGGCGGCCGTCTCACGGGCGCTCGGTCAGGACCGGGCGCCCGGCACGGCGGTCGTCGCCTCCGGGTTCTGCGCCGGGCTGGTGCCCGGAATGCACCCCGGGGACCTGGTGGTCGCCGACGAGACCCGGGAGGACGGGGACTCGACGGTCTGCACCGGTCCGGGCCTGCTCGCCGAGGCTCTGGCCAGGGCGGTGCCCGGCCGCGCCGTCCACACCGGTCCGTTGACCGGCTCCGCCCATGTCGTACGCGGACATGAGCGGGCCGAGCTGCGGGCCACCGGAGCGATCGCGGTGGACATGGAGTCCGCCGCCACTCTGCGCACCGCCCTGCGGTCCGGGCCACGCCCGGTTGCCGCCGTACGGGTGATCGTGGATGCTCCGGAGCATGAGCTCGTCCGAATCGGCACGATACGCGGTGGAATATCAGCTTTCAGGGTTCTCCGTGCCGTCCTGCCGGCTTTCTACGAATGGCACCGATCTTTGCTGCTCCCCAGGAGGTGA
- a CDS encoding polyprenyl synthetase family protein, with protein MSSTTGTRGESVTPANPAFDTVADTTDVTALLERGRALSTPVLRAAVDRLAPPMDTVAAYHFGWIDAQGQPADGDGGKAVRPALALLSAEAAGAAAEAGVPGAVAVELVHNFSLLHDDLMDGDEQRRHRDTVWKVHGPAQAILVGDALFALANEVLLELGTVEAGRATRRLTAASRKLIDGQAQDISYEHRERVTVEECLEMEGNKTGALLACACSIGAVLGGADDRTADTLEAYGYHLGLAFQAVDDLLGIWGDPESTGKQTWSDLRQRKKSLPVVAALAAGGPASERLGELLAADAKSSEFDSFSEEEFAARAALIEEAGGREWTAQEARRQHAVAIEALHRVDMPQTVRAQLTALADFVVVRKR; from the coding sequence ATGAGCAGTACCACCGGAACAAGAGGAGAGTCAGTGACCCCGGCGAATCCGGCTTTCGACACCGTGGCAGACACCACGGACGTCACCGCGCTTCTGGAGCGCGGACGGGCCCTTTCCACGCCGGTGCTCCGGGCCGCCGTTGACCGGCTCGCACCGCCCATGGACACCGTCGCCGCCTACCACTTCGGCTGGATCGACGCCCAGGGACAGCCCGCCGACGGAGACGGGGGCAAGGCCGTCCGTCCGGCCCTCGCCCTGCTGTCCGCGGAGGCCGCCGGCGCCGCCGCCGAGGCCGGCGTCCCCGGCGCCGTGGCCGTCGAACTCGTGCACAACTTCTCGCTGCTGCACGACGACCTGATGGACGGCGACGAACAGCGCCGCCACCGCGACACCGTCTGGAAGGTGCACGGCCCCGCCCAGGCGATCCTGGTCGGCGACGCGCTCTTCGCCCTCGCCAACGAGGTCCTGCTGGAGCTCGGCACCGTCGAGGCGGGCCGCGCGACCCGCAGGCTGACCGCGGCCAGCCGCAAGCTCATCGACGGGCAGGCCCAGGACATCTCCTACGAGCACCGCGAGCGGGTCACCGTCGAGGAGTGCCTGGAGATGGAGGGCAACAAGACCGGCGCCCTGCTCGCCTGCGCCTGCTCCATCGGCGCGGTCCTCGGCGGCGCCGACGACCGGACCGCCGACACCCTGGAGGCGTACGGATACCACCTCGGCCTCGCCTTCCAGGCCGTCGACGATCTGCTCGGCATCTGGGGCGACCCCGAGTCCACCGGCAAGCAGACCTGGAGCGACCTGCGCCAGCGCAAGAAGTCCCTGCCGGTCGTCGCCGCGCTCGCCGCGGGCGGCCCGGCGTCGGAGCGCCTGGGCGAGCTGCTCGCGGCCGACGCCAAGAGCAGCGAATTCGACAGCTTCTCCGAAGAGGAGTTCGCCGCCCGTGCGGCACTCATCGAGGAGGCGGGCGGCCGCGAGTGGACCGCCCAGGAGGCCCGTCGGCAGCATGCGGTCGCCATCGAGGCACTGCACCGCGTCGACATGCCGCAGACCGTGCGGGCGCAGCTCACGGCGCTCGCGGACTTCGTCGTCGTACGAAAGAGATGA
- the ispG gene encoding flavodoxin-dependent (E)-4-hydroxy-3-methylbut-2-enyl-diphosphate synthase, translating to MTAGGPVSLGLPELPARPLAMRRHSRRIQVGSVAVGGDAPVSVQSMTTTRTSDVGATLQQIAELTASGCQIVRVACPTQDDADALAVIARKSQIPVIADIHFQPKYVFAAIDAGCAAVRVNPGNIKQFDDKVKEIARAANDAGTPIRIGVNAGSLDARLLAKYGKATPEALVESALWEASLFEEHGFRDIKISVKHNDPVVMVNAYRQLAARCDYPLHLGVTEAGPAFQGTIKSAVAFGALLSEGIGDTIRVSLSAPPVEEVKVGIQILESLNLRQRRLEIVSCPSCGRAQVDVYKLADQVSAGLEGMEVPLRVAVMGCVVNGPGEAREADLGVASGNGKGQIFVKGEVIKTVPESKIVETLIEEAMKIAEGMEGAGAPSGVPAVTVS from the coding sequence ATGACTGCTGGAGGGCCGGTTTCACTGGGTCTCCCCGAGCTGCCGGCCCGGCCGCTCGCGATGCGCCGCCACTCGCGGCGCATCCAGGTCGGGTCGGTTGCGGTGGGCGGGGACGCGCCGGTGTCGGTGCAGTCGATGACCACGACGCGTACGTCGGACGTGGGTGCGACGTTGCAGCAGATCGCGGAGCTGACGGCGTCGGGCTGTCAGATCGTGCGGGTGGCGTGTCCGACGCAGGACGACGCGGACGCGTTGGCGGTGATCGCGAGGAAGTCGCAGATCCCGGTGATCGCGGATATTCATTTCCAGCCGAAGTATGTGTTCGCGGCGATCGATGCGGGCTGTGCGGCGGTGCGGGTGAATCCGGGGAACATCAAGCAGTTCGACGACAAGGTGAAGGAGATCGCGCGGGCGGCGAACGATGCGGGGACGCCGATCCGGATCGGTGTGAACGCGGGTTCGCTGGATGCGCGGTTGCTGGCGAAGTACGGGAAGGCGACTCCCGAGGCGTTGGTGGAGTCGGCGTTGTGGGAGGCGTCGCTCTTCGAGGAGCACGGTTTCAGGGACATCAAGATCTCGGTGAAGCACAATGATCCGGTGGTGATGGTGAATGCGTACCGTCAGCTGGCGGCTCGTTGTGACTATCCGCTGCATCTGGGTGTGACGGAGGCGGGTCCGGCGTTCCAGGGGACGATCAAGTCGGCGGTGGCGTTCGGTGCGTTGCTGTCGGAGGGGATCGGGGACACGATCCGGGTGTCGTTGTCGGCGCCGCCGGTCGAGGAGGTCAAGGTCGGTATCCAGATCCTGGAGTCGTTGAACCTGAGGCAGCGGCGGCTGGAGATCGTGTCGTGTCCGTCGTGCGGGCGGGCGCAGGTGGATGTGTACAAGCTGGCGGATCAGGTGTCGGCGGGTCTTGAGGGCATGGAGGTGCCGTTGCGGGTGGCCGTGATGGGCTGTGTCGTCAATGGTCCGGGTGAGGCGCGTGAGGCGGATCTGGGTGTTGCCTCGGGCAATGGCAAGGGGCAGATCTTCGTGAAGGGCGAGGTCATCAAGACGGTGCCCGAGTCGAAGATCGTCGAGACGCTGATCGAAGAGGCCATGAAGATCGCCGAGGGCATGGAAGGGGCGGGGGCGCCGTCGGGGGTTCCCGCCGTCACCGTGAGCTGA
- the hpnH gene encoding adenosyl-hopene transferase HpnH, with protein MAMPLRQSIKVATYLIEQKLRRREKFPLIVELEPLYACNLACEGCGKIQHPAGVLKQRMPVAQAVGAVLESGAPMVSIAGGEPLMHPQIDEIVRQLVARKKYVFLCTNAMLLRKKIEKFTPSPYFAFAVHIDGLRERHDESVAKEGVFDEAVAAMKEAKRRGFRVTTNSTFFNTDTPQTIIEVLNYLNDDLKVDEMMISPAYAYEKAPDQEHFLGVEQTRELFKKSFAGGNRARWRLNHSPLFLDFLEGKADFPCTAWAIPNYSLFGWQRPCYLMSDGYVPTYRQLIEETDWDKYGRGKDPRCANCMAHCGYEPTAVLATMGSLKESLRAARDTVSGSR; from the coding sequence ATGGCCATGCCGCTCCGTCAGTCCATCAAGGTTGCGACGTACCTCATTGAACAGAAGCTCCGTAGGCGGGAGAAATTCCCGCTCATCGTGGAACTGGAGCCGTTGTACGCCTGCAATCTCGCGTGCGAGGGCTGCGGGAAGATCCAGCATCCGGCCGGCGTGCTCAAGCAGCGCATGCCGGTGGCCCAGGCCGTGGGCGCCGTGCTCGAATCGGGTGCCCCGATGGTTTCCATCGCGGGCGGCGAACCGCTCATGCATCCGCAGATCGATGAAATCGTCCGGCAGCTGGTGGCGCGGAAGAAATACGTCTTCCTGTGCACCAACGCGATGCTGCTGCGGAAGAAGATCGAGAAATTCACTCCCTCGCCGTACTTCGCCTTCGCCGTGCACATCGACGGGCTGCGTGAACGGCACGACGAATCGGTCGCCAAGGAAGGCGTCTTCGACGAGGCCGTGGCGGCGATGAAGGAGGCCAAGCGGCGCGGCTTCCGGGTCACCACGAATTCCACCTTCTTCAACACCGACACCCCGCAGACCATCATCGAGGTCCTCAACTACCTCAATGACGACCTGAAGGTCGACGAGATGATGATCTCGCCCGCCTACGCCTACGAGAAGGCACCCGACCAGGAGCACTTCCTGGGCGTCGAGCAGACCCGCGAACTGTTCAAGAAGTCGTTCGCGGGCGGCAACCGGGCCCGCTGGCGGCTGAACCACTCGCCGCTCTTCCTGGACTTCCTGGAAGGCAAGGCGGACTTCCCGTGCACGGCCTGGGCCATCCCGAACTATTCGCTCTTCGGCTGGCAGCGGCCCTGCTACCTGATGAGCGACGGCTACGTGCCGACGTACCGTCAGCTCATCGAGGAGACCGACTGGGACAAGTACGGCCGGGGCAAGGACCCGCGCTGCGCCAACTGCATGGCGCACTGCGGATACGAGCCCACCGCCGTGCTCGCCACCATGGGATCGCTGAAGGAATCCCTGCGCGCGGCGCGCGACACCGTCTCCGGGAGCCGGTGA